CGCGGGTGCCGGCGCGGAACCACACGCCCTGCACCTTGCCGCGGACGATGAAACGCGCGACCGCCATGCCGGCTCCGTTCAAGCGCCCGCCTTTGGGCCGCCGGCCTTGGCGATGTCTTCCTCGAGCATGCGCGCGCTGAGCGGGCCGGTGTATTTCCTGGCCACCTTGCCGTCCGGCGCGATCAGGTAGGTCATCGGCAGGCCGCGCGGGGTCTCGAAATCCTTCGGCGGGTCGTACACGTCGACCAGCGCGACCGGATAGACCACCGGGTGTTCCTTCATGAAGGCGGTCATCGCCTCGGGCGTGTTGTCCTCGTAGGCCAGCCCGATCACCACGACATGTTCGCGCATCGCGTCCAGCGCGGACAGTTCGGGCATCTCCTTCAGGCAGGGCCCGCACCAGGTCGCCCAGAAATTGACGACCACCCACTTGCCGCGCTGTTCGGCCAGGTCGAAGGTCTTGCCGTCGAGGGTGGCGATGCGCAGGGTCGGCCGCTCCGCGGCAGCGGGAATCCGCGCCGGCCGCGCCGGGGTGGCGGGCTCCGGCTGCGCCGCCGGTCCCGCGGGCGTGGCGGGCCCGGCTTCCGGCTTGCATGCGGCCAACAACCCCAGCAACAGCAGCATCGCGATCCGCAACAGCATCGATCAGGTTCCTCCGATTGCCTCGTACACGCTGGACACGCGCTGCTTGAGCTGGTCGCGCAACGGCATGCGCAGCCCGTCCAGCACGCCCATCACCGCCACGCCCAGCGCATCGTCGCGGTGCGGCAGGTGCGCTTCCGCCACCGGCACCCGCAGGTGGCAGGCTTCGTAGAGCTCGCCGATGGCGACGTCGTCGAGGTCGCGCGAGAGCAGCCACTCGCCGCTCTCGGCACGGCTGACCACGTCGATCCCGTCGAGCTTGCCCAGCATGTCCTGGACCAGGCTGTCGGTGAGGATGGGTTCGAGCAGCTGGATCTCGTCGCTGTGCAGGCCGCGGCCCTGCGCGCGCGCCTGCTGGAAGCGGCCGAGCATGCGCAGCAGGCCGTACAGCTCGAAGCCGTGCGGCAGGCGCAACGCGGCGGGCTGGTAACGGAACGCCGACATCGACGCCGCGAACGAGGCGCCGAACAGGATCGAGGTCCAGCCGAGGTAGATCCACAGCAGGAAGATCGGCACGAAGGCCAGCGGTCCGTAGATCTTCTGGTAGGAGCCGAAGCTGCCGAGGTAGAGGCCGATGCCCCACTTCACCGACTCGAACAGCAGCACCGACAGCGCCGCGCCGGCAAGCGCATGCCGCCACTTGACGGTGCGGTGCGGGACGACCTTGAACACCGCGGCGAAGGCGAGCATCTCGATCAGCATCGGCGCCAGCCGCAGCATGATCGCCTCCAGCCAGCGGCCCGGCACGGTCTCGAAGATCGCCAGCGCGAAGAAGCGGGTGGACAGCGCCAGGCTGGTGGCGGCGACCAGTCCGCCGAGGGTCAGCACCGTCCAGTAGACGAGGAAGCGGCCGAACTTGGGGCGCGCGGTCGGCACCCGCCAGATCCGGTTGAAGATCGCCTCGACGCTGGTCAGGGTCACCAGCAGCGATACCACCAAGGCGAACGCGCCGGTGGTGGTCAACGACTTGGTGTTTGCGGAGAACTCCGTCAGGTAATCCTGCACCTTGCTGGCCGCGCTCGGCACGAAGTTGGCGAAGATGTAGGTCTTGAGGCTGGCGCTCCATTCGTCGAACACCGGGAACGCCGAGAGCACGCCGAACACCACCATCGACAGCGGCACCAGCGCGAACACGGTGGTGAACGACAGCGCGCCGGCGGCCTCGAACAGGCGATCGCCGAGGAAGCGCTTCCAGGTGAAGCGGAAGAAGGTGCCGGCGCGCGCGCGGTCGCGCAGGCGTTCGCTCCAGCGGTTCAGGGAATCCAGCGGCTCCATCGGCCCAAGCCTAACCGATGCCCCCGCCTTTATCTTGTGTGTCGCGTCGCATGGCCTATCCTGCGCGCTCCACCCGAAACATTGCGCGCCATGCCCGAGATCCTGGTCCTCTATTACAGCCGCGGCGGCTCGGTTGCGAAGCTCGCGCGGCAGATCGCGCGCGGCATCGGCGAGGTCGAGGGCATGGCCGCGCGCCTGCGCACGGTGCCGCCGGTGGCGCCGATCACCGAGGTCGCGGCACCGCCGGAACCCGAGGACGGCGCGCCCTACGTCGACAAGCGCGACCTGCGCGAATGCGCGGGCCTGCTGCTGGGCAGCCCCACCCGGTTCGGCAACATGGCCGCGCCGGTGAAGCATTTCATCGATGGCCTCGGCAGCGAATGGGCCAGCGGCGCGCTGGTCGGCAAGCCGGCCGGCGTCTTCACCTCGACCGCGACCATGCATGGCGGCCAGGAATCGACCCTGCTGACCATGCTGGTGCCGCTGTTGCACCACGGCTGCGTGGTCGCCGGCATTCCGTTCACCGAAGCCGCGCTCAACACCACCCGCAGCGGCGGCACCCCGTATGGCGCCAGCCACGTGGCCGGCCTGCAGGACGCGCCCGAACCCAGCGACGAGGAAGCGCAGCTCGCGCGAGCGCTGGGCCGGCGCATCGCCACGCTGGCGGCGAAGCTCGCCGCATGAACCCGCAACGACGCCTGGCCCTCGCCCTGCTCGCGCTGGCGGCGACGTACGCGCTGCGCTTCGCCCGCGACGAACACGCGCTGGCGGCGCTGCTGGTGTTCGTGTTGCCGCCGTTGCTGCTTGCGCTCGCGGCCTGGCGCCGCTGGCCGCGCACCGGCTTCGTCGCCGGCGTGTTCGCCCTGCTGTGGTTCAGCCACGGGGTGATGGCGGCCTGGTCCGAACCCGGCCAGCGCGCCTTCGCACTGGTCGAGATCGCGCTCGCGCTGGCGGTGGTGTACGCATCCAGCATCGACGGCATCCACGCCCGCTTCGGCAAGCAGCGATGATGCCCGCGAATCCGCGCATGGCGGGCCTGGCGACGGACGACGTCGAACGCCTGCATGCCGGCGCGCGCGCGATCCGCGACCGCGCCCACGCGCAGGCCGAACGCCTGATCGGCGGGGTGCTGGCGCGCCATCCACGCCACCCGGAGGCGCTGCGCCTGCTGGCGATCCTGCAGCTGCACACGCAGCGCGCGGCGCAGGCCGTGGCCAGCCTCCGGCAGGCGATCGAATGGCATGCGCGGGACGCGCAACTGCACGCGGACCTGGGCAATGCGCACAATGCCTGCGGCGAACGCGATGCCGCCATTGCGGCCTGGCGCCGGGCGGTGGAACTCGAGCCGCAGCAGCCCGTGCCATGGTTCAACCTCGGCCGCGCCTACCAGGGACAAGGCGACAGCCTGGCGGCGGTCGAGGCCCTGCAGCGCACGCGCAGCCTGGCCCCCGAGATCCTGCCCGCGGCGATCCTGCTGGGCGACGCGCTGGCGCACCTCGGCCGCTTCGACGAAGCGAGCGCGCAGTACCGCGACGGCCTGCGCCTGCATCCGGCCTGCGGCGATGCCTGGCGCGGGCTGTCCAACATCAAGACGGTGGCGCTGTCGGATGCCGATGCGGCGGCATTGGCCGCGCAACTGCAACGCCACGACATCGCCGACACCGACCGCATCGCGATGAACCACGCGCTGGGCAAGCTGGAGGAGGACCGCGGCCGGCACCCGCAGGCATTCGCCGCATTCAGCGCGGCCAACGCCCTGCAGCAGCGGCTGACGCCGTGGCGGCTGCCGCCGTTCGAGCACTACCTCGAACAGGCGCTGGCGATGACCGAAACGCTGCCCGAGCCGGTCGATCCGGCGCTGGGCCGGGAGGTCATCTTCATCGTCGGCATGCCGCGTTCCGGCTCCACCTTGTTCGAGCAGATCCTCGCCGCGCACCCGCAGGTCGAAGGCGCCAGCGAACTGCAGGAACTCGGCATCGTCATCCAGCAGGAGTCGATGCGCCGCGGCGTGCCGTACCCGCAATGGATCCCGCAGGCCAGCGCGCAGGACTGGCAACGCCTCGGCCGCGACTACCTGGCGCGCACCGCGCACTGGCGGACGGCGCGGTCGCGCTTCACCGACAAGCTGCCGGAAAACTGGAAGCACGCCGGCGTGCTGCGCGCGATGCTGCCCGGCGCCACGATCGTCGAAACCCGCCGCGACCCGCTGGAAACCGCCTGGTCCTGCTTCAAGCAGCAGTTCTACAGCCAGCCGCATTTCGCCAACACGCTGGCCGACCTCGGCGCCTACCTGCGCGGCTGCGAACGGGCGATGGATGCCTGGCGCGCGCGCGATCCGGCGCGCATCCGCCTGCACCGCTACGAGGACCTGCTGGCATCGCCCGAACCGAGGGTGCGAGCGCTGCTCGCCGATTGCGGCCTGGATTTCGACCCGGCCTGCATGCGATTCCATGCCGCCGCGCGCAGCGTGCGCACCGCCAGCGCGGCGCAGGTGCGGCAACCGCTGCAACGCGACACCGCGCGCGCGGCCGCCTATGGCGGCCTGCTCGATCCCCTGCGCGTCGCGCTGGGACTGCCCACCGCCTGACGCGCGCCTGCAGTTGGCGGATAATTCCCCTATTTGGGGCAAGCGCATGGACAACCTGCTGATCGTCACCACCGGCGGCACCATCGACAAGGTGTATTTCGATGCCAAGTCCGACTACCAGGTCGGCGAGCCGCAGATCGGCCGGATGCTGCAGGAACTGGGCGTCGCCTTCCGCTTCCACGTGATCCCGCTGCTGCGCAAGGATTCGCTGTTCGTGGACGATTCCGACCGCCAGCTGTTGCGCGCGACCATCGCCGCCCAGGACGAGGCCTGCGTGCTGGTGACCCACGGCACCGACAGCATGGTCGAGACCGCGCGCGTGCTGGCCGGCATCGAAGGCAAGACCATCGTGCTGACCGGCGCGCTCAGCCCGGCGCGTTTCGAGGGTTCCGACGCGGAGTTCAACATCGGTTGCGCGGTCGGCGCGGTGCAGTCGCTGCCCGCCGGCACCTACATCGCGATGAACGGGCGCATCTGGGATCCGCTCAAGGTGCGCAAGAACGTGGACGCGAACCGCTTCGAGGCGATCGGCTGAACCCGCGGCGGACCCGACGCCCGCTTCCGGCCGGTTTCCCGCCATGCAAAAAAGAACCCCGGCCGAAGCCGGGGTTCGTGGCTATCCCTAGCCGACAGGATCAGAAGGTGATGCTCCAGCTGTTGATGTAACCCACGTCCGCGGCGGCACGGTCGGCGGCACGCAGCTTCCAGGTACCGTTCAGGGCTTCGCCGGACAGGTTGATGTTGACCGTCTTGACGATGTTGTCGGCACTGCCGCCGGCACGGTTGCTGATGTTGTAGACCGAGCCGTCCGGCGCGATCAGGTCGACGATCAGATCGCCGCTGTA
Above is a genomic segment from Thermomonas aquatica containing:
- a CDS encoding TlpA family protein disulfide reductase, which encodes MLLRIAMLLLLGLLAACKPEAGPATPAGPAAQPEPATPARPARIPAAAERPTLRIATLDGKTFDLAEQRGKWVVVNFWATWCGPCLKEMPELSALDAMREHVVVIGLAYEDNTPEAMTAFMKEHPVVYPVALVDVYDPPKDFETPRGLPMTYLIAPDGKVARKYTGPLSARMLEEDIAKAGGPKAGA
- a CDS encoding YihY family inner membrane protein, which translates into the protein MEPLDSLNRWSERLRDRARAGTFFRFTWKRFLGDRLFEAAGALSFTTVFALVPLSMVVFGVLSAFPVFDEWSASLKTYIFANFVPSAASKVQDYLTEFSANTKSLTTTGAFALVVSLLVTLTSVEAIFNRIWRVPTARPKFGRFLVYWTVLTLGGLVAATSLALSTRFFALAIFETVPGRWLEAIMLRLAPMLIEMLAFAAVFKVVPHRTVKWRHALAGAALSVLLFESVKWGIGLYLGSFGSYQKIYGPLAFVPIFLLWIYLGWTSILFGASFAASMSAFRYQPAALRLPHGFELYGLLRMLGRFQQARAQGRGLHSDEIQLLEPILTDSLVQDMLGKLDGIDVVSRAESGEWLLSRDLDDVAIGELYEACHLRVPVAEAHLPHRDDALGVAVMGVLDGLRMPLRDQLKQRVSSVYEAIGGT
- the wrbA gene encoding NAD(P)H:quinone oxidoreductase → MPEILVLYYSRGGSVAKLARQIARGIGEVEGMAARLRTVPPVAPITEVAAPPEPEDGAPYVDKRDLRECAGLLLGSPTRFGNMAAPVKHFIDGLGSEWASGALVGKPAGVFTSTATMHGGQESTLLTMLVPLLHHGCVVAGIPFTEAALNTTRSGGTPYGASHVAGLQDAPEPSDEEAQLARALGRRIATLAAKLAA
- a CDS encoding DUF2069 domain-containing protein, with protein sequence MNPQRRLALALLALAATYALRFARDEHALAALLVFVLPPLLLALAAWRRWPRTGFVAGVFALLWFSHGVMAAWSEPGQRAFALVEIALALAVVYASSIDGIHARFGKQR
- a CDS encoding tetratricopeptide repeat-containing sulfotransferase family protein gives rise to the protein MPANPRMAGLATDDVERLHAGARAIRDRAHAQAERLIGGVLARHPRHPEALRLLAILQLHTQRAAQAVASLRQAIEWHARDAQLHADLGNAHNACGERDAAIAAWRRAVELEPQQPVPWFNLGRAYQGQGDSLAAVEALQRTRSLAPEILPAAILLGDALAHLGRFDEASAQYRDGLRLHPACGDAWRGLSNIKTVALSDADAAALAAQLQRHDIADTDRIAMNHALGKLEEDRGRHPQAFAAFSAANALQQRLTPWRLPPFEHYLEQALAMTETLPEPVDPALGREVIFIVGMPRSGSTLFEQILAAHPQVEGASELQELGIVIQQESMRRGVPYPQWIPQASAQDWQRLGRDYLARTAHWRTARSRFTDKLPENWKHAGVLRAMLPGATIVETRRDPLETAWSCFKQQFYSQPHFANTLADLGAYLRGCERAMDAWRARDPARIRLHRYEDLLASPEPRVRALLADCGLDFDPACMRFHAAARSVRTASAAQVRQPLQRDTARAAAYGGLLDPLRVALGLPTA
- a CDS encoding asparaginase domain-containing protein; this translates as MDNLLIVTTGGTIDKVYFDAKSDYQVGEPQIGRMLQELGVAFRFHVIPLLRKDSLFVDDSDRQLLRATIAAQDEACVLVTHGTDSMVETARVLAGIEGKTIVLTGALSPARFEGSDAEFNIGCAVGAVQSLPAGTYIAMNGRIWDPLKVRKNVDANRFEAIG